The following are from one region of the Sorghum bicolor cultivar BTx623 chromosome 2, Sorghum_bicolor_NCBIv3, whole genome shotgun sequence genome:
- the LOC110432853 gene encoding putative casein kinase II subunit beta-4 isoform X2 — protein MYKQGGAGGGAGLDRKRISDALDKHLEKAVASPSTSRGSAGGGGGRDHHRLVVPSSVSTILKGHCSEGESDSDSEASDVSGSDGEDTSWISWYCNLRGNEFFCEVDDDYIQDDFNLCGLSSQVPYYDYALDLILDIESSHGDMFTEEQNELVESAAEMLYGLIHARYILTSKGLAAMLEKYKNYDFGRCPRVYCCGQPCLPVGQSDIHRSSTVKIYCPKCEDIYYPRSKYQDIDGAYFGTTFPHLFLMTYEHLKPQKPSQRYVPRVFGFKLHKP, from the exons ATGTATAAGCAGGGGGGAGCGGGGGGAGGGGCTGGGCTGGACCGGAAGCGGATCAGCGACGCGCTAGACAAGCACCTCGAGAAGGCGGTCGCGTCGCCGTCCACGTCGAGGGGgtcggcgggcggcggcggcgggcgcgaccaccaccgcctcgtTGTGCCGTCCTCCGTCTCGACCATCCTCAAGGGCCACTGCTCCGAAG GGGAGTCTGATTCTGATAGTGAAGCATCAGATGTTAGCGGCTCTGACGGAGAAGACACCTCATGGATTTCATGGTACTGCAACCTTAGGGGGAATGAGTTCTTCTGTGAAGTCGACGATGATTATATTCAAGACGACTTCAACCTTTGTGGCCTCAGCAGCCAAGTTCCTTATTATGATTATGCTCTCGATCTCATTTTAGATATCGAGTCATCTCATG GTGATATGTTCACCGAGGAACAGAATGAGCTTGTAGAATCAGCTGCAGAGATGCTTTATGGGCTGATCCATGCACGATACATTCTTACCAGTAAAGGACTGGCTGCAATG CTGGAGAAGTATAAGAACTATGACTTTGggcggtgcccacgtgtttacTGCTGCGGTCAACCATGCCTGCCAGTTGGACAATCAGATATCCATCGATCTAGTACCGTGAAGATATACTGCCCCAAGTGTGAAGACATCTACTACCCACGGTCCAAGTACCAAG ACATCGACGGCGCATACTTTGGGACAACGTTCCCTCATCTGTTCCTGATGACATACGAGCACCTCAAGCCACAGAAGCCCTCGCAGCGCTATGTTCCTCGTGTCTTTGGCTTCAAGCTCCACAAGCCATGA
- the LOC110432853 gene encoding putative casein kinase II subunit beta-4 isoform X1 translates to MYKQGGAGGGAGLDRKRISDALDKHLEKAVASPSTSRGSAGGGGGRDHHRLVVPSSVSTILKGHCSEGESDSDSEASDVSGSDGEDTSWISWYCNLRGNEFFCEVDDDYIQDDFNLCGLSSQVPYYDYALDLILDIESSHGDMFTEEQNELVESAAEMLYGLIHARYILTSKGLAAMLEKYKNYDFGRCPRVYCCGQPCLPVGQSDIHRSSTVKIYCPKCEDIYYPRSKYQGNIDGAYFGTTFPHLFLMTYEHLKPQKPSQRYVPRVFGFKLHKP, encoded by the exons ATGTATAAGCAGGGGGGAGCGGGGGGAGGGGCTGGGCTGGACCGGAAGCGGATCAGCGACGCGCTAGACAAGCACCTCGAGAAGGCGGTCGCGTCGCCGTCCACGTCGAGGGGgtcggcgggcggcggcggcgggcgcgaccaccaccgcctcgtTGTGCCGTCCTCCGTCTCGACCATCCTCAAGGGCCACTGCTCCGAAG GGGAGTCTGATTCTGATAGTGAAGCATCAGATGTTAGCGGCTCTGACGGAGAAGACACCTCATGGATTTCATGGTACTGCAACCTTAGGGGGAATGAGTTCTTCTGTGAAGTCGACGATGATTATATTCAAGACGACTTCAACCTTTGTGGCCTCAGCAGCCAAGTTCCTTATTATGATTATGCTCTCGATCTCATTTTAGATATCGAGTCATCTCATG GTGATATGTTCACCGAGGAACAGAATGAGCTTGTAGAATCAGCTGCAGAGATGCTTTATGGGCTGATCCATGCACGATACATTCTTACCAGTAAAGGACTGGCTGCAATG CTGGAGAAGTATAAGAACTATGACTTTGggcggtgcccacgtgtttacTGCTGCGGTCAACCATGCCTGCCAGTTGGACAATCAGATATCCATCGATCTAGTACCGTGAAGATATACTGCCCCAAGTGTGAAGACATCTACTACCCACGGTCCAAGTACCAAGGCA ACATCGACGGCGCATACTTTGGGACAACGTTCCCTCATCTGTTCCTGATGACATACGAGCACCTCAAGCCACAGAAGCCCTCGCAGCGCTATGTTCCTCGTGTCTTTGGCTTCAAGCTCCACAAGCCATGA
- the LOC8077471 gene encoding probable (S)-ureidoglycine aminohydrolase — MTSIRHLFLFVLLASLRCGAAAGYGGGAEGFCSAEPSSECSGGQPLYWKVTHPTLAPTHLQDLPGFTRSVFKRDHALITPESHVFSPLPDWINTLGAYLISPAIGAHFTMYLANMQDGSKSSLPPKDVERLVFVLQGSISLTVGTGTTHSLLVDSYAYLPANTKHSMISDEPTTLVIFERRYSAVEDSHPDLIVGSTDKQPLLETPGEVFQLRKLLPTSLSYDFNIHIMDFQPGEYLNVKEVHYNQHGLLLLEGQGIYRLGESWYPVQAGDTIWMAPFVPQWYAALGKTRTRYLLYKDVNRNPLI, encoded by the exons ATGACGAGCATCCGCCACCTCTTCCTCTTCGTCCTCTTGGCGTCGCTGCGATGCG GTGCGGCGGCTGGATACGGAGGTGGCGCCGAGGGGTTCTGCTCGGCGGAGCCGTCGAGCGAGTGCTCCGGTGGCCAGCCGCTCTACTGGAAGGTCACCCATCCTACCCTCGCGCCCACGCACCTCCAAG ATTTACCTGGCTTCACACGTAGTGTTTTCAAAAGGGATCATGCTTTAATAACACCAGAGAGTCATGTTTTCAGTCCCTTGCCTGATTG GATCAATACCTTAGGAGCATATTTGATCAGTCCAGCTATTGGTGCACACTTCACTATGTATCTGGCAAACATGCAAG ATGGTTCAAAATCATCCCTACCACCGAAAGATGTTGAAAG GCTTGTTTTTGTACTACAAGGGAGCATTTCATTGACTGTGGGGACTGGAACTACCCATTCTCTTCTG GTGgattcctatgcatatcttcCTGCAAACACAAAACATTCTATGATCTCAGATGAACCAACCACTCTTGTAATATTTGAGAGGAG GTACAGTGCCGTTGAGGATTCCCATCCTGATCTAATTGTCGGTTCAACAGATAAGCAACCCCTTCTTGAAACCCCGGGAGAG GTATTTCAACTGAGGAAGCTGCTACCGACTTCTCTGTCCTATGACTTTAATATCCAT ATAATGGACTTTCAACCAGGCGAATATCTCAATGTAAAG GAGGTTCATTATAATCAACATGGACTTCTTCTTTTAGAGGGGCAAGGAATATACCGCTTGGGGGAGAGTTG GTATCCTGTGCAAGCAGGGGATACCATTTGGATGGCACCATTTGTTCCTCAGTG GTACGCCGCTCTTGGTAAGACCAGGACGAGATACTTGCTGTACAAAGATGTCAATAGGAATCCATTGATATGA